Proteins co-encoded in one Marinitoga sp. 38H-ov genomic window:
- a CDS encoding archease yields MSKELNHTADIMYELIGNDIIELLEDLFDALNKIFLPLVGGIENHFSYSILNQDIDDILFDIGNYSLNKIYEGFFPSKIEKIENEIKIYFSKIITIKSDIEVKAISYPKIISNDEKYIVNIIFDI; encoded by the coding sequence ATGAGTAAAGAACTAAACCATACTGCAGATATTATGTATGAATTAATTGGTAATGACATTATCGAACTTCTAGAAGATTTGTTTGATGCATTAAACAAAATCTTTTTACCGCTTGTAGGTGGGATAGAAAATCACTTTTCATATTCTATTTTAAATCAGGATATTGACGATATTTTATTTGATATTGGAAATTATTCGTTAAATAAAATTTATGAAGGATTTTTCCCATCTAAAATTGAAAAAATTGAAAATGAAATAAAAATTTATTTTTCAAAGATAATAACAATAAAATCAGATATAGAAGTGAAAGCTATTTCTTATCCAAAAATTATTTCCAATGATGAAAAATACATAGTTAATATTATTTTTGATATTTGA